TCACGAGATCCTCCTGCCAGACGTCGGCCGTGAGCAGCGCGTCGTCGAAGCGCAGATCGGCGACCGCGCCCTCGCGCATCGGCAGGTGCTCCTCGACGCGCACGCCCAGCGACTCCGCGAGTGGAGCGAGGAAGCCTCCCTCGTGCACGGCGTCATTCTCGTCGACGACGGCGGAGAAGAACGACACCACGAGAGTGCCGCCGCGCTCCACGTAGCTGTTCAGGTTCGCGGCATCCGATCGGGAGAGGAGATACTGCGCCGGTGCGATGACCAGTCGGTAGCCGGAGAGGTCGTGGCCGGGCAGGGCGAAGTCCACGGTGATGTTGTCGCGCCACAGGCGCTCGTAGAAGGCGCGGATCCGCTCGTGGTTGTCGAGGTCGTCGGACGGCCGCCATTCCAGGCCCTGCGCCCAGAACGATTCGAAGTCCCACAGGATCGCCACGTCTGCGTGCACGCGCGAGCCCCGCACCTCTGCGAGCCGCCCGAGTTTCGCGCCGAGGTCCACGACCTCGCGGAAGACGCGCGAGTCCGCGCCGGCATGGGGGAGCATCGCCGAGTGGAACTTCTCGGCTCCCGAGCGGCCTGCGCGCCACTGGAAGAACAGGATGCCGTCCGCTCCGCGACCGAAGTGCGAGAAGGAGTTGCGGGCCATCTCTCCCGGTACCTTCGCGATGTTGCGCGGCTGCCAGTTCACGGCCGAGGTCGAATGCTCCATGAGGATCCAGGGCATGCCGCCGCCGACCGAGCGGGAGAGGTCGGCCGCGATCGCGAGTCCGATCTCGGCGTCTTCGTCGGCTGCCCACAGGTAGTGGTCGTCCGAGACGATGTCCACTTCCTTCGCCCACGCCCACAGGTCGCAGCCGTTGTGCTGATTGGCCATGAAGTTCGTGGTGATCGGCTGAGCGGCATGGGCGCGGATCGCGTCGCGTTCGGCGATGAAGCAGGCGCGAAGCTGGACGTCGGTGAATCGCGCGTAGTCAAGTCGCTGGGCCGGATTGACGACGGATGCCGCGGTCGCGGGCGCCCCGATGTGCTCCCACTCGCCATAGTGCTGACCCCAGAATGCCGTCCCCCAGGCGGCGTTCAGCTCGTCCAGGCTGCCGTAGTGCTCCCTCAGCCACGCCCGCCACTCGCGCACGGCGTGTGCGGAGTAGTCCTCCCCGACGGGCGTTCCGTATTCGTTGTGCACGTGCCACAGCACGACGGCGGGATGGTGCGCGTATCGCCGGGCGAGCTCGGTCGCGATGCGCACGGAGGCCGCCCGATAGTCCGGCGAGGAGTGCGAGGCCATGCCCCGGGAGCCGAAGCCCAGGGCGACGCCGTCCCGGGTGAGGACGCGGGCGTCGGGATGCGCGGCGAAGAACCATGCCGGGGGAGACGCCGTGGGCGTTCCGAGATCGACGGCGACGCCGTTCGCATGCAGAAGATCCAGCACCTCGTCGAGCCATTCCCAGTCGAACACGCCTTTACTGGTCTCCAGGAGGGCCCAGGAGAAGATGCCGACGCTGACCAGCGTGACGCCCGCCTCGCGCATGAGGGCGACGTCCTCGTGCCAGGTTTCCCGCGACCACTGCTCGGGGTTGTAGTCGCCGCCATAGGCGATCCCGTCGAGCGCGGGCCACGGAACTGCTGACGTCATGAAAAGGATTCCTCGGTGTCGTCGAACCGGGGACGCCGAACCGTGCGGGCGACTGTGACCGGTCCCAGTGGGGTGTTCGTCCCACCCTAAATCGGTCCGCGTCGGTGCGGGAACCCTCGTTATCGAACTGTGACCGGTCCCAGAATGTGCGCACCGCAGCCCCGTGCAGCCGCTAGAGTTCCCGCGTGGATGAGTCCTCCCCGATCGGGCATGCCCCCCAGCGGCGCCCCACCATCCGCGACGTCGCGGCCGCAGCCGGTGTGTCGCGGGGAACGGTGTCGCGCGTCATCAACGGGGGACACTGGGTCTCGCCCGACGCCCGCACCGCGGTCGACGCCGCGATCGCCCGCACCGGGTACACCACCAATCACCATGCCCGAAGCCTCGCCACCGGACGCTCGGACTCGCTCGCGTTCCTGCTCACCGAGCCGCAGCACCTGCTGTTCTCGGATCCGACCTTCGCCCTGCTGCTGCGCGGAGCCACGCAAGCCCTCGCCGAGCGGTCGATGACGCTCGTGCTGCTGGTCGCCGACACCGAGTCCGCGCAGGCGAACATCGAGCACTACGTCCGGGCCGGTCACGTCGACGGGGTGCTGCTGATCTCGTCCCACGAGTCCAACACCCTGCTGACCTCGCTGGTGGACGCCGGCGTTCCGACCGTCTGCAGCGGCATCCCGCTGGGTGATCACGCCTTCGTGCCGACGGTGTCGGTGGACGAGGACGGGTCGGCCCGGATGATGACCCGCTACCTCCTCGATCGCGGTCACCGCAGGATCGCGGTCATCACCGGGCCAGATGACACGCCCGGCGGTCGGTTCCGGCTCGAGGGCTTCCGAGCCGAGATGGGGGAGCTGTTCGATCCCGACCTCGTCGAACAGGACACCTACGACTCCGATGCGGGGGCGGCGGCGATGACCCGCCTGCTCGAGCGCGCACCGGACATCGACGCCGTGTTCGCGGCATCCGATGTCATGGCGGTCGGGGCGATCGCGGCCGCGCGCAAGCTGGGCAGGCGCGTGCCGCAGGACATCGCCGTCGCGGGTTTCGACGACTCGGGCCTGGCCGCAACACACGACCCGCCGTTGACCACGATGCGACAGCCGTGGCCGGAGATCAGCTCCAAGATGGTGGAGATGCTCTTGGATGTGATCCGCGGGATACCGCGGGAAGCGGTCGTCCTGCCGACGACCCTCGTCGTGCGCGAGAGCGCCTGATCCGCCGCGCTCGCACCCGTCACACGGCCGAGCCGCGGCATCCGCGCGATCTAGAATCGAGGGTATGCCTACCGGCGAATCCTTCTACATCACGACGCCGATCTACTACCCGAGCGACGTCCCGCACATCGGCCACGGATACACGACAGTGGCGGTGGACGCGCTCGCGCGCTGGCACCGTCAGGCCGGCGATGACACTTGGATGCTGACCGGTACGGATGAGCACGGCCAGAAGATGATGCGGGCCGCCGCCGCCAACGGCTCGACCCCTCAGGAGTGGGTCGACAAGCTGGTCTCGCAGGAGTGGTTCCCGCTGCTGGAGACTCTCGATGTCGCCAACGACGACTTCATCCGCACCACGCAGCCTCGCCACGAGGACCGGGTCAAGCAGTTCGTGCAGGCGATCTACGACCGCGGCTACATCTATGCCGGCGAGTTCGAGGCGTTGTACTGCGTGGGGTGCGAGGAGTTCAAGACCGAGTCCGAGATCGTCGATGGCGCAGGAGCGTTCGAGGGCCTGAAGGTCTGCGCGATCCACTCGAAGCCACTGGAATTGCTGCAGGAGAAGAACTACTTCTTCAAACTCAGCGAGTTCCAGGATCAGCTCCTCGCGCTCTACCGGAGGGTGCCGGACTTCATCCGGCCCGAGTCGGCGCGCAACGAGGTCGTGTCCTTCGTGAAGAACGGCCTCAAGGACCTCTCGATCTCGCGGTCGACCTTCGACTGGGGCATCACGGTCCCGTGGGACGAATCGCACGTCATCTACGTGTGGGTGGACGCACTGCTCAACTACGCGACCGCGGTCGGCTACGGCAGCGACCCCGAGGAGTTCGCCCGCCGCTGGCCCGCGTATCACGTGGTCGGCAAGGACATCCTGCGCTTCCACGCCGTCATCTGGCCGGCCATGCTGCTCGCCGCCGGCGTCGAGGTGCCCCGCGGTGTCTTCGCGCACGGCTGGCTGCTGGTCGGCGGCGAGAAGATGTCGAAGTCGAAGCTCACCGGTATCGCGCCCAGCGAGATCACCGACGTGTTCGGGTCGGACGCGTACCGGTTTTACTTCCTCTCGGCGATCGCCTTCGGCCAGGACGGATCGTTCTCCTGGGAAGACCTCGCAGCGCGGTATCAAGCCGAGTTGGCGAACGGCTTCGGCAACCTCGCCTCGCGCACCACGGCGATGATCGAGCGCTACTTCGAGGGGATCGTCCCGCCGGCTGCCGAGTACACCGAGGCCGACCTCAGGATCCAGCAGATCGTGGCGGATGCCTCGACCTCCGCAGACGCGGCCATCGAGCGGTTCCGCATCGACGAGGCGATCGACGCCATCTGGACGATCGTCGATGCACTCAACGGCTACATCACCGAGAACGAGCCGTGGGCGCTCGCGAAGGACGACGCGCAGCGCGGCCGCCTCGGCACGGTGCTGTACACGGCGGCGGAGGGCCTGCGCGCGCTCGCGGTGCTGCTGTCGCCGGTGATGCCGGTCGCCACCGAGAAGCTCTGGGTGGCACTGGGTGCCGCCGATGCGCTCGGCCGGCTGCAGGACCAGCCGCTGCGCGAGGCGGGCACCTGGGGCATCCTCCGGCCCGGTTCGAGCGTGAACGCCCTGGCGCCGTTGTTCCCTCGCGTCGAACAGTCGGCATGACCGACCCCAGCAATTACGTCCGCGAGCGCACCCAGGAGGGCCGCCGCGACGTGCAGTGGCCGGACGCCCCCGAGCCGCTCCCGGTCCCCGTCTACGACAACCACTGCCATCTCGAGATCGCCGACGGTCCGTCGACGGGCTCGGGCACCGGGGGACTGAGCCTTCGCGAGCAGCTCGACCGTGCGGGCGAGGTCGGCGTGATGGGCGTCGTGCAGGCCGGCGGCGACATCGATTCGAGCCGTTGGTCGGCCTGGGCCGCGGCATCCGATCCACGCGTCCTCGCGGCCGTCGCCATCCATCCGAACGAGGCGCCCGCCTACCGCGACGCCGGGACGCTCGACGCGGCGATCGCCGTCATCGACGAGCTGGCGGCACAGCCGCGCGTGCGGGCCATCGGCGAGACCGGGCTGGACTTCTTCCGCACCGAGGCGGACGGCATCCCCGCGCAGCACGAGAGCTTCGAGGCGCATATCGCCCTGGCCAAGAAGCACGATCTCGCCATGCAGATCCACGACCGCGATGCGCACGACGCGGTCCTGGAGACCCTCGAGCGGGTCGGGGCGCCCGACCGCACGGTGTTCCACTGCTTCTCCGGCGACGCCGCCATGGCCGAGATCGCCGCGAAGCGCGGCTACTACCTCTCGTTCGCCGGCAATGTGACCTTCAAGAACGCGCAGAATCTGCGCGACGCGCTGAAGGTGACGCCGCGCGAGCGCATCCTCGTGGAGACGGATGCCCCGTTCCTCACGCCCACCCCGCACCGCGGTCGGCCGAACGCTCCGTACCTGATCCCGGTGACGGTGCGGTTCATGGCGGTGCAGCTGGAGGTCGGGCTCGAAGAGCTGTGCGCCCAGCTGGCCGCGAACACGCTCGAGGTCTACGGCTCCTTCGAGGACTGATCCGCCTCGAGGGCCGGGGGAGCGGCCGCGATGTGCGAGATCGACCGCCACACGAGAGCCAACGTGATCGCGGATCCCGCGAAGGCGAACCACCATGGCGCGGTGAGGCCCCACGCCTGAGCCAGAAGCCCGCCGATCAGCTGGCCGATCACGAGCCCGCCGAAGACGCCGACCATGTTGACCGAGGCGATACGCCCCTGCAGCTGCATCGGCACGAGCCGCTGCCGGACGGTGGTCGAGATCGTGCCCCAGACGAAGGCGTACGCGCCGAAGCCGAACATGATGACGAAGGCCACCACGGGGCTCGTCGTCAGCGCGAACGCGAGGTGCATGAGCACTTCGAGCGAGAGGCAGACGCGCATCAGCGTCGCAAACGACACGTGCTTCTCGAGCCAGCCGAAGGACCCGATCCCGATCAGACCGCCCAGGGCCGATGCGGTCGTGAGCGCACCGTAGCCGACCGGGCCCATCTGCAGATGCTCGGTGGCGTAGAGCACGAGGATGCCCCAGGGTGCCGCCCAGGTGATGTTGAAGACCAGGATGATGAGCACCAGCGTGCGCACCGGCGCGTTGCCTCGCAGCCATCGAAGACCCTCGCGGATCGGATGGACCTTCGCGCCGCCCGCCGGGTCCTCGCGGGGTGGGATCGGCGTGCGCGCGATCCGCGAGATCAGCACGACCGCGAGGCTCACGCAGACGATCTGCACGACGAAGGGCCAGAACGAGCCGATCGCGAAGAGGAATGCGCCCAGCGGCGGTCCCGCGAGCTGATTGCCGACGAGGAACCCCGCCTGCAGTCGCGCGTTGCCGATGCCGAGGTCGGCCGGCTTGACGAGCATCGGCAGCAGCGTGCTGCCGGCCGTATCGGCGAAGACCTCGGCCGTGCCGTACAGGAATGCCGTCGCCAGCACGATCCACACCGTCACCTGCCCGGTCAGCAGGAACACGACCAGACCGAGGACGATGACCGCTCGGGATCCGTTGGCGAGCATCACCAGCCGGCGGCGGTCGTGGTGATCGGCGATCGAGCCGGCGATCAAGCCGAACAGCAGCCACGGCAGGAACTGCATCATCGCGCCCGCCGCCACCAGCAGTGGGGAGGACGTGAGCGAGGCGATCAGCAGCGGCGCCGCGGAGAGGGCGATCCCGTCGCCGAGGTTGCTCGTCCACGATGACGCGAGCAGCCAGCGGAAGTCGATGCCCAGGCGGCGTGGTGCGATCAGATCGCCGAGCGAAGGCATCCCGCCATCCTAAGAGAAGGGCGGGACGCGGAATCAGCTACTCCGGACGGTCTTCGTCGTCGAGGCGCTTCTGCTCCTCCGCTTCGAGACGGTCCTTCTCCTTCTGGGCGTCTTCGCGCTCTTCGCGGACCTTCTCGTGTGCGGGCTTGTTGTTCGTCATGGTGCGAGTTTATGGGTTGAGGTGATTGCTCATCTCGCAGGTCGTGTCGTTTCGGTTAGCAGATTGCATACTGCCGCTCGAGTGGTATCGAGAGCGGAGGATCCCGTCGCGGCACCGCGTCTGGGCAGCGCCGGCGGCGATGTCCGAGGCTTCTGGGATGGTGTGCTCATCGATCACCGAGTGCCCCGGAGATCGACACCAGCCCTCTCCCGGGTTGGGTCGTCGAGGTTTCGAGGGGCGCTGTGGACGACGAGCAGGAGCGGTTCCTTCGTGAGAACGCATTGGTCGATGCGATCGCGGATGATTGTGCGGCGATCCGGTCGAGGATCGCGGGCGATGAATCACGGATGCTGCGTCGTCTCGCGGAGGCGTGGGATCTGGCGCAAGAACAGACGGCGCGGATCGGGTCGGCGAGTTCCCGAAGACGTGACATGCCGTTGTGGTGCATCGCCTCCCAGATCAGTGTCGAAACACATCTGAACGACCGGACTGTGCAGACCCGGATGCATGATGCGTGGCGGCTGGTGAACCCTGTTTCCCGCCAGCGTTGCAGCGTTGGAGGGTGGGCGGATCACGAAGCAGCACGCCGACGTGATTCTCGACCTCGGCGCCGTGCTCGAGGATGCGGAGGTGCGGGCCGCGTTCGAGACGGTGGTGCTCGAGTGGGCGGAAGCGGAAACCGTGGGACGCACCCGGGCGTATGCGCGGCAGCTGGCGGAGAAGCTGGACCCGCGGACGATGAAGGAACGGCATGAGGACGCCGCCGATGAACGGTCCATCACGATCGTGGATCTCGACAATGCGATGTCGCAGATCATCCTCATGGTCCCCACCGTCTACGCGCACGCGGTGTTGGACCGCATCACCCAGCAAGCCGAGGCCATCAAGAACGTCGACCTCGCTTGCCGTCGCGAAGCGGCCGAGGCTGCCCGCGCTGCTGAGGCTTCTGGGGCAGAAACGAACATCGATGCCGATGCCGGCGGTGTTCCCGACCTCGACGCCACCGATCCCGAAGCCGACTTCGATGACCGGACGATCGATCAGATCCGCGCCGACCTGATCATCGACCTCATTTTGACAGGGTCCCCGGCGATCGACCCCACTCTGGACGAGTTTGCCGGCGGGCTCGGTGCGATTCGTGCGCAGGTGCAGATCACCATGCCCCTCACGACGCTGACCGGTGTCACCGAGGGGGGTGCGGAGATCGACGGGAAAGCACCCATCGACCCCGATGCCGCCCAACGACTCGCAGGGATGACACGCGTGTGGGATCGAGTCATGTACGACCCGGTCAACGCGGTCGTGCTCACCGTGGACCGGTACAAGCCGACGCCCCGGCAACGCCGGTTCCTGCACGCCCGCGACCAGCACTGCCGGTTCCCCGGATGCCGCCGACCCGCCAGACGCTGCCAGATCGACCACAACGACGAGTACCACGACGGCGGGGCAACCTGTATCCGCAATCTCGCCTGCCTGTGTGTGCGACACCACACCATGAAGACCGAAACCGACTGGACTGCGAAACAACTGAGCGGCGGACGAATCGAATGGACCACCCCCGGCGGACGAAGACACGTCGACGAACCGCCACGCGTCATCTTCACCCCAAGCCCCGAACCCGCACCCTTCTGAGGACCGTCACGCGCTGCGAACTGGAGGGCCGGCGTCTGCGGCGACCCAGGACATGGAAGCCGCCGTCGAAGGCCAGCCCGGCATCCGACTACGTCGTCGTCTTGGCGGGCTTGTGGAAGAGCGTCTCGGTCTTCTCCAGTTCCATACCTTTGGTCTCGGGGATCTTGAAGAGCACGTAGAAGAACGACAGCGCCGCGAACGTCGCGTACATGCCGTAGGTGAGGGGCAGCGACCAGCTGGACATCGCGGGGAAGCTGACCGTGATGAGGAAGTTCGCGATCCACTGGGCGCCGGCGGCGACGCCGAGCGCCTTCCCGCGGATGCGGCTCGGGAAGATCTCGCCCAGCAGTACCCATACGAGCGGTCCCCATGATGCGCCGAAGCCGATGACGAAGATATTGGCGGCGACCAGGGCGATCGGACCCCAGGGTGCGTCGAGGGTCACGGCGCCGTCGGCGTCGGTCGTGGAGAACATGAACGACACCGCCATCAGCGCCAGCGACACCGCCATCATCACCGAGCCGGTCAACAGGATCGGCTTCCGACCCACGCGGTCGACGAGGAAGATCGCGATCAGGGTCACGAGCACGTTCGTGATGGAGGTGACGACGCTGATGCCGAGCGATGCGCTCTCCGGGAAGCCGACGGACTGCCACAGTGTCGTGGAGTAGTAGAAGATCACGTTGATGCCGACGAACTGCTGGAACACCGACAGGATGATGCCGGTCCAGACGATGCCCTGGAGTCCGAGCACAGGTCCTCGAAGGCTG
This portion of the Microbacterium pygmaeum genome encodes:
- the metG gene encoding methionine--tRNA ligase, with product MPTGESFYITTPIYYPSDVPHIGHGYTTVAVDALARWHRQAGDDTWMLTGTDEHGQKMMRAAAANGSTPQEWVDKLVSQEWFPLLETLDVANDDFIRTTQPRHEDRVKQFVQAIYDRGYIYAGEFEALYCVGCEEFKTESEIVDGAGAFEGLKVCAIHSKPLELLQEKNYFFKLSEFQDQLLALYRRVPDFIRPESARNEVVSFVKNGLKDLSISRSTFDWGITVPWDESHVIYVWVDALLNYATAVGYGSDPEEFARRWPAYHVVGKDILRFHAVIWPAMLLAAGVEVPRGVFAHGWLLVGGEKMSKSKLTGIAPSEITDVFGSDAYRFYFLSAIAFGQDGSFSWEDLAARYQAELANGFGNLASRTTAMIERYFEGIVPPAAEYTEADLRIQQIVADASTSADAAIERFRIDEAIDAIWTIVDALNGYITENEPWALAKDDAQRGRLGTVLYTAAEGLRALAVLLSPVMPVATEKLWVALGAADALGRLQDQPLREAGTWGILRPGSSVNALAPLFPRVEQSA
- a CDS encoding TatD family hydrolase, producing MTDPSNYVRERTQEGRRDVQWPDAPEPLPVPVYDNHCHLEIADGPSTGSGTGGLSLREQLDRAGEVGVMGVVQAGGDIDSSRWSAWAAASDPRVLAAVAIHPNEAPAYRDAGTLDAAIAVIDELAAQPRVRAIGETGLDFFRTEADGIPAQHESFEAHIALAKKHDLAMQIHDRDAHDAVLETLERVGAPDRTVFHCFSGDAAMAEIAAKRGYYLSFAGNVTFKNAQNLRDALKVTPRERILVETDAPFLTPTPHRGRPNAPYLIPVTVRFMAVQLEVGLEELCAQLAANTLEVYGSFED
- a CDS encoding LacI family DNA-binding transcriptional regulator, which translates into the protein MDESSPIGHAPQRRPTIRDVAAAAGVSRGTVSRVINGGHWVSPDARTAVDAAIARTGYTTNHHARSLATGRSDSLAFLLTEPQHLLFSDPTFALLLRGATQALAERSMTLVLLVADTESAQANIEHYVRAGHVDGVLLISSHESNTLLTSLVDAGVPTVCSGIPLGDHAFVPTVSVDEDGSARMMTRYLLDRGHRRIAVITGPDDTPGGRFRLEGFRAEMGELFDPDLVEQDTYDSDAGAAAMTRLLERAPDIDAVFAASDVMAVGAIAAARKLGRRVPQDIAVAGFDDSGLAATHDPPLTTMRQPWPEISSKMVEMLLDVIRGIPREAVVLPTTLVVRESA
- a CDS encoding beta-galactosidase; amino-acid sequence: MTSAVPWPALDGIAYGGDYNPEQWSRETWHEDVALMREAGVTLVSVGIFSWALLETSKGVFDWEWLDEVLDLLHANGVAVDLGTPTASPPAWFFAAHPDARVLTRDGVALGFGSRGMASHSSPDYRAASVRIATELARRYAHHPAVVLWHVHNEYGTPVGEDYSAHAVREWRAWLREHYGSLDELNAAWGTAFWGQHYGEWEHIGAPATAASVVNPAQRLDYARFTDVQLRACFIAERDAIRAHAAQPITTNFMANQHNGCDLWAWAKEVDIVSDDHYLWAADEDAEIGLAIAADLSRSVGGGMPWILMEHSTSAVNWQPRNIAKVPGEMARNSFSHFGRGADGILFFQWRAGRSGAEKFHSAMLPHAGADSRVFREVVDLGAKLGRLAEVRGSRVHADVAILWDFESFWAQGLEWRPSDDLDNHERIRAFYERLWRDNITVDFALPGHDLSGYRLVIAPAQYLLSRSDAANLNSYVERGGTLVVSFFSAVVDENDAVHEGGFLAPLAESLGVRVEEHLPMREGAVADLRFDDALLTADVWQEDLVIAGAETRATYLGGPAAGKPAITRHQHGDGVGWYVSTRPDARSLAVLMSQIYRDAGISPADSPEGLEVVRRHGDGVEYVVAINHSETAVDMPTAGFDLLTQQEITDTATLAAGHVAVIRSSSADEGGGH
- a CDS encoding HNH endonuclease signature motif containing protein translates to MFPASVAALEGGRITKQHADVILDLGAVLEDAEVRAAFETVVLEWAEAETVGRTRAYARQLAEKLDPRTMKERHEDAADERSITIVDLDNAMSQIILMVPTVYAHAVLDRITQQAEAIKNVDLACRREAAEAARAAEASGAETNIDADAGGVPDLDATDPEADFDDRTIDQIRADLIIDLILTGSPAIDPTLDEFAGGLGAIRAQVQITMPLTTLTGVTEGGAEIDGKAPIDPDAAQRLAGMTRVWDRVMYDPVNAVVLTVDRYKPTPRQRRFLHARDQHCRFPGCRRPARRCQIDHNDEYHDGGATCIRNLACLCVRHHTMKTETDWTAKQLSGGRIEWTTPGGRRHVDEPPRVIFTPSPEPAPF
- a CDS encoding MFS transporter, with the translated sequence MPSLGDLIAPRRLGIDFRWLLASSWTSNLGDGIALSAAPLLIASLTSSPLLVAAGAMMQFLPWLLFGLIAGSIADHHDRRRLVMLANGSRAVIVLGLVVFLLTGQVTVWIVLATAFLYGTAEVFADTAGSTLLPMLVKPADLGIGNARLQAGFLVGNQLAGPPLGAFLFAIGSFWPFVVQIVCVSLAVVLISRIARTPIPPREDPAGGAKVHPIREGLRWLRGNAPVRTLVLIILVFNITWAAPWGILVLYATEHLQMGPVGYGALTTASALGGLIGIGSFGWLEKHVSFATLMRVCLSLEVLMHLAFALTTSPVVAFVIMFGFGAYAFVWGTISTTVRQRLVPMQLQGRIASVNMVGVFGGLVIGQLIGGLLAQAWGLTAPWWFAFAGSAITLALVWRSISHIAAAPPALEADQSSKEP